One window of the Syntrophorhabdales bacterium genome contains the following:
- the mlaD gene encoding outer membrane lipid asymmetry maintenance protein MlaD codes for MKKYSIETTVGVFVLVGLICVGYMTVKLGKISIFGGDTYQLYARFTSVDGLRSGSAIEVFGMQVGTVDSLSIDQTKQMGVVGLKINSDVKVYDDASATIKTSGLIGDKYVKIDPGGGGELLKPGSFITQTSIPADIEDLIGKYAFGSTSPGPEKAPEKSPEGAGK; via the coding sequence ATGAAGAAATATTCTATAGAAACCACAGTCGGCGTTTTCGTTCTGGTCGGACTCATCTGTGTGGGCTACATGACAGTCAAATTGGGTAAGATTTCCATATTTGGCGGAGACACCTACCAGCTTTATGCACGATTCACATCCGTGGACGGACTGAGATCCGGCAGTGCGATTGAAGTCTTCGGCATGCAAGTGGGGACCGTGGATAGCTTGAGTATAGATCAGACGAAACAGATGGGAGTGGTGGGCCTGAAGATCAATAGCGACGTGAAGGTATACGATGACGCATCAGCCACCATCAAGACTTCCGGACTCATAGGCGACAAGTATGTGAAGATCGATCCGGGAGGAGGAGGGGAGCTGTTGAAGCCCGGTTCCTTCATCACCCAGACGTCCATTCCGGCTGACATCGAGGATCTCATAGGTAAATACGCATTCGGCTCTACCTCGCCCGGTCCGGAGAAGGCACCGGAGAAATCGCCGGAGGGTGCGGGTAAGTAG
- a CDS encoding ATP-binding cassette domain-containing protein: MDAGMPIMELRGVTKQFGDKTVLDGINLKIYENQVTTIIGKSGTGKSVLLKHIIGLLKPDEGTVLYRGKPLSAMKRDDREEFRSHISYLFQNNALLDSMTVFENVALPLRQTTNLAKKEIETRVKKKLEDLELADASYKYPSELSGGMQKRVALARALVTDPAIVLFDEPTTGQDPIRKNMILSMIVHYKKRFGYTTVMISHDIPDVFFISDRIVILWEGKVGFEGTYEEAVRLKHPMIDEFLRSLEGFEDELTGLLSREAFRVHYGAMLGGVAVQSTISAALFSVEFDLLSDALGPLAALEVLRALADYTNKHFGSVGAFSARHSRDKILTIFPHTSADEAKQLVAEFAKQLEQDGLPKIQSSAQKTVGAEACFEVYVLAGVTDIGPSDEINTIIEKAQANQTIVATHRCDAGGSEG; encoded by the coding sequence ATGGACGCTGGTATGCCGATAATGGAATTACGTGGGGTCACCAAGCAATTTGGCGATAAGACCGTCCTGGACGGGATCAACCTGAAAATATACGAAAACCAGGTCACCACCATTATCGGGAAGAGCGGTACCGGCAAGAGCGTGCTTCTCAAGCACATCATCGGGCTGCTCAAGCCGGACGAAGGCACGGTGCTTTACAGGGGAAAGCCTCTCAGCGCAATGAAGCGCGATGACCGGGAAGAATTTAGAAGCCACATCTCGTACCTCTTTCAGAATAATGCCCTTCTCGACTCTATGACTGTTTTTGAGAATGTCGCCCTTCCTCTCAGGCAGACCACGAACCTTGCCAAGAAGGAAATCGAGACGAGGGTAAAGAAAAAACTAGAGGATCTGGAATTGGCCGATGCCTCATATAAGTATCCGTCGGAGCTTTCAGGCGGTATGCAAAAACGGGTTGCCCTGGCCCGGGCACTGGTGACAGACCCGGCGATTGTGCTTTTCGATGAGCCCACTACCGGGCAAGACCCGATCCGCAAAAACATGATCCTGAGCATGATCGTTCACTACAAAAAGAGATTCGGCTACACCACCGTTATGATCAGTCATGATATTCCGGATGTTTTTTTCATCTCTGACCGGATTGTCATCCTCTGGGAGGGAAAGGTCGGTTTTGAAGGAACGTACGAAGAGGCGGTGCGACTGAAGCACCCCATGATCGACGAGTTCCTGCGCAGCTTGGAAGGTTTTGAAGATGAACTGACAGGCTTGCTTTCAAGAGAAGCATTCAGGGTGCACTACGGAGCGATGCTCGGCGGCGTTGCAGTGCAGTCAACCATTTCGGCGGCCCTTTTCAGCGTGGAATTTGATTTGCTGAGCGATGCACTGGGACCGCTGGCGGCATTGGAAGTTCTCAGGGCCCTTGCCGATTACACCAATAAACATTTTGGATCCGTGGGGGCCTTCTCTGCCCGCCACAGCAGAGATAAGATCCTCACCATTTTTCCTCACACCAGTGCGGATGAAGCGAAGCAACTGGTAGCCGAGTTTGCCAAACAATTGGAGCAGGACGGACTCCCGAAAATTCAGAGCAGCGCTCAAAAAACGGTTGGGGCCGAGGCATGTTTCGAGGTCTATGTTCTTGCAGGAGTTACAGATATTGGCCCCTCGGACGAGATCAACACTATAATAGAGAAAGCTCAAGCAAACCAGACGATTGTTGCAACGCACCGATGCGATGCCGGAGGTAGCGAAGGATGA
- a CDS encoding ABC transporter substrate-binding protein, translating to MKKKIVGAFLLGWLLLPLAAFAGAPLDTVKANVNGVLEVLRDPKLKGEAGKKVKEQRITVAAEKLFDFVELSKRTLGLNWNNFSPDQRKEFVQLFENILKDAYVEKIIAYTNEQVDFVKEVPLSENTVEVQSTVVSKGAQVPINYRVIKKDNDWKVYDVVIEGVSLINNYRTQFREILGNNPPEKLLETLRKKTGAK from the coding sequence ATGAAAAAAAAGATAGTCGGAGCCTTTCTGTTGGGATGGCTTTTGCTTCCCCTGGCTGCTTTTGCCGGTGCACCGCTCGACACGGTCAAGGCCAATGTGAACGGTGTCCTGGAGGTGCTGCGCGATCCCAAGCTCAAAGGGGAGGCCGGCAAGAAGGTTAAAGAGCAGAGGATTACCGTTGCTGCGGAGAAGCTTTTTGACTTTGTCGAGCTGTCTAAACGAACGCTCGGCCTGAACTGGAACAACTTCAGTCCTGATCAGCGCAAAGAATTCGTTCAGCTCTTTGAAAACATCCTCAAGGATGCCTACGTCGAGAAGATCATCGCGTATACGAACGAACAGGTTGACTTTGTGAAGGAGGTACCTCTTTCAGAAAACACCGTGGAGGTCCAGAGCACGGTCGTCTCTAAAGGTGCCCAGGTGCCCATCAATTACAGGGTGATCAAGAAAGACAATGATTGGAAGGTCTATGACGTGGTGATTGAGGGAGTGAGCCTCATCAACAATTACCGTACGCAGTTCCGGGAGATCCTTGGAAACAATCCGCCAGAGAAGCTCCTTGAGACGTTGCGCAAGAAGACCGGGGCGAAGTGA